AAATTACTTAAAGAATATGAAGAAATAGATTCCTTAAAAGAAGAACAGGTAATAAAAATAAAGATTCCTGAACCAAAAAGAACGGGATATAAAGTATTGGAAGTTAAAAATCTTGAGTTTTCATATGATAAAAAAACAATTTTAAACAATATATCCTTTGAAATAAATGAAAAAGAAAAAATAACAATAATAGGAAAAAACGGTTCTGGAAAATCAACATTATTAAAATTATTAATGGGAAAATTAAAAACTGAAAAAGGGAAAATAAATTGGGGATATAACATAAAAATCGGATATCTTGATCAGGTTATTTCTTCTTTGGGAAAAGAAAAGGATATTATGAGTGTAATATGGGAAGATGTACCTGAGTGGCAGGATTTTGAAGTAAGAAAATATCTTGGAAGATTCGGCTTTTCGGGAGATAATGTATTTAAAAGTATTAAAAATCTCAGTGGTGGGGAATTAACCAGACTTGCGCTGGCAAAAGTAATACTTCAAAAACCAAATGTGCTTATACTTGATGAACCTACCAATCATCTTGATATTTTTACAGTTCAAACCCTTGAAGAAACATTAAAAGAATTTAAAGGTTCAATTATTATGGTTTCGCATGATGAGAAACTAATAAAAAACATAACAGATAGATTTTTTGTAATAAAAAACGGGTATATTAAAGAGTATAGTAAATTTGAAGATATAATAAACGAACAGCAAAATGAAACATTTAAAATAAAAAAATCCTCTTCTGAGAATCTTGAATATAAAGAAGCCAAAAGGATAAAAAATAGAATAAAAACACTGGAAAGAAAAAAAATAAATCTTGAAAAAGAATTTGAAGAATTAATAGAAAAGATTGAAAAAATTGAAAATGAAATGGTAAAATATTCTCAAAACTATCAAAAATTAATGGAACTTGAAAATGAAAAACAACAACTTGAAAAAAGAATGGATGAAATAACCTTAGAAGAAGATGAAATAAATAAAGAACTAAAAGAATTAGTAAAAATTGGAGGATGATTGCATGAATTATTTCGGAATATATTCCGATCAAAGCGAAAACTTTTTAATGCCAGTAAATCCCAAAGTTGGTGACGAAATAACAATAAAAATAAGAATACCAAAAAAATATGGTAAAGTAAAGGGGAGATTAAATTTTCTTGTTCAAAAGCATCATAATAAATACAAACATACAGTAATGCACCTTGAAAAAGAAGATGAATACTTTAAATATTTCAGTACAAAGTTTAAATTAACAGAAAGGATTATACGCTATCATTTTGAAATACATTTTGAAAACGATAACAGAACAATAAAATACGATTCGAGAGGAATAGTTGAGCACAGGCACGTAGAAGATTTTATTATAATTCCAAATTTTGAAGTGCCAGAATGGTCAATAGGAGCAATTTACTATCAAATATTCCCGGATAGATTTAACAACGGAGACAAAACAAATGATCCAGTAGATGGCGAATATATATATGATGGTGAAAAAATAAGAAAAAAAGAATGGAATGAATATCCACATCCTACAAAAGGACACACAGAATTTTATGGTGGGGATATACAGGGAATAATAGATAAACTGGACTATTTGAAGGAATTAGGAATAGAAGTAATATATTTAAATCCAATATTTGTATCTCCAAGTCCTCATAAATACGATACACAGGATTATGAACATATAGATCCCCATTTAGGAGTAATAGTAGAAGATACAGAGGATTTAACAGAAAAATACAAAATAAGAACAACATCTAAAAAAAATCTTGAAGCCAGTGATAAACTGTTTGCTAAATTAGTTGAAGAAGCTCATAAAAGAAATATAAAAATAATTCTTGATGGTGTATTTAATCATTGTGGTTCATATCATAAATGGGTAAATGAATATAAAATATATGGTGAAGATGTTGGCGTTGCAAATAACAAAGAAGTGCCAGAAAGCGAATACTTTTATTGGGACAAAAATAATGAATATGAAGGCTGGTGGGGATATAAATCACTTCCGAAGTTAAATTACGACAAAACATTATTACTATGGAAATACATATCTCAAATCGGGGAAAAATGGGTTTCATATCCGTATAATGCTGACGGTTGGAGATTAGATGTTGCAAGAGATTTAGGAAAAACAAAACAGGTCAATAAAAATTTCTGGAAATATTTCAGAACAATTGTAAAAAGGAAAAATCCTGAAAGCATAATATTTGCTGAAGATTATGAATCTCCTAAAGAATGGATTGAGAATTTATCATGGGATGGTATAATGAATTATATTGGAGCTATGGATCCTATAAGTTACTTTTTAACCGGTATGGAAAAACATAATGATGATTACAAGCCAGAATTGTTGGGAAATTCTGAATGGTTTATTGAACAATTGCGTTGGGCATGGAGTCAAATGCCAATGAATTCAAAATATTTGTCCATGAATCAATTGAGCAATCACGATCATTCAAGATGGGCAACAAGAACTACTAAAAAAGTAGGAAGGAGTTATTCCTTAGGTCCAGAGGAAGCTGAAAAAGGTATAGATTGGGATATCTTTAAAATTGGAATTATAATGTTATTTACATTGCCGGGTTCTCCGGGAATATATTATGGTGATGAAATAGGATTGCCAGGCTGGACAGATCCTGACAATAGAAGAACATTTCCATGGGATAAATTAAAGGAAAAAGAATCGCAGGAAAAACTGAATTTTTTTAAAGAAGTAATTGATTTTTATAAAAAACACCCGGTTTTGAGAAATGGTTCAATAGAATTTTTAAAATGGGAAAAGGATTTTGTTTCTTATGGAATATGGAATAATGACGAAAAAATTGTTGTAATTGTGAATATATCAGATAAAGATAAAGACTTTGAAATTCCAGTATGGTTATGCGAAGTAAAAGAAAAGAAAATGAAAAAAGGCATATCAATAAAAAATAATGAAATTGATGAAATAAATGTGGAAAACGGGAGTATAAAAGGTACAATAAACAAAAAAAGTTTTATTATTTTTCTTGGAAAATAATAAAAATGTGTTATAATATGTATAAAGGAAAATGAGAGGAGGAAAAAACATGAAAAAAGAAATTTATGGAAACAGTGCAACAATATTTCTTCAAGGCAGAATTGATATAACTAATTCAGAAGAATTAAGGGATGAACTAAACGAATTAGCAGAAAACGGAATAAAAAGAATATTTATTGATATGTCAAAACTTGACTATATAGATAGTAGTGGATTGGGTAGAATATTATATTTCTTTATGAACTACAAGAAAAAAGGTGGTTCAATGGAATTGCATAATGTAAGAAATGAAAACGTGAAAAAAGTAATTGAAATAGTAAAATTAGATAAAATCATCCCTGTAAGAGAATATGATGTTGAATAAATTTGAATTCTAAAGCTGCTTTAAAGCAGCTTTTTTTATTTTTATAAAAATTTTACATAAATAGACTTTTAGATTTAACCCAAATATGGCATAAATTATCTGTAAATATATACAAATTGTATATAAAGGAGGGGTATAATAATGCCACATGTAAAAATAGCAATATACACAACATCCAGATGTCCATGGTGTAGAAAAGCAAAAAATTATTTCAAGCAATTGGGTATTCCTTTTAAAGAATATAATGTTGAAAAGGATCAAAAGGCAGCTGAAAGAATGGTGAGAAAAACAGGGCAAATGGGTGTTCCTGTAATTGAAATAGGAAATCAGACAATTGTAGGATTTGACAAAGCAAAAATTGAAAGATTGCTTGGAATATAAGTTAAAACAAAAGAAGTCCGCTTCACTAATTTTGGTGAAGCGGACTTCTTTTGTTTTAGGTTTTGACATTGAAGAAATTTTGTAGTATAATTAATGTCACCTTTTTTTATAAAAGTTTGTGATGTAGAAAAAAGAAAAATAATGTTCATTCAAACAGCAAGAATTTCTGATCCTTGTTCTATAAAAAACACTCCTAAAAAGGTTCATTCAGGCGGTGAAATTTCAAGCCTTCATTCACCTTTTTACTCGTGTTTTTTATGTTTAACTTATATAATAAAATATAATAAGAAATAAGAAAATAGAAATAATAATATGAGCGAAAACTTGAAAATTCCGAAG
This is a stretch of genomic DNA from Marinitoga piezophila KA3. It encodes these proteins:
- a CDS encoding glutaredoxin family protein codes for the protein MPHVKIAIYTTSRCPWCRKAKNYFKQLGIPFKEYNVEKDQKAAERMVRKTGQMGVPVIEIGNQTIVGFDKAKIERLLGI
- a CDS encoding STAS domain-containing protein encodes the protein MKKEIYGNSATIFLQGRIDITNSEELRDELNELAENGIKRIFIDMSKLDYIDSSGLGRILYFFMNYKKKGGSMELHNVRNENVKKVIEIVKLDKIIPVREYDVE
- the abc-f gene encoding ribosomal protection-like ABC-F family protein is translated as MLLKVEDISYNFGTQDLFYDVSFSIYEHDRIALIGPNGSGKTTLLRILNDELEPLEGNIIKNKNLKIGFLKQFRADEMDLNLYEYVLKEIESNIKEEMKNKIVRSVLKGMGFEEEEWNRKISTLSGGELTRLALGRVLAGDYNLLILDEPTNHLDIYSINWLINYLKNYKGAMIFVSHDRKFIKELANRFFEINNFKLWDFHGKYEEYLKLRENMLINIENRKKNLEKEIERLNRMIERFRKWGTEKMMKQAKFREMLRDKLLKEYEEIDSLKEEQVIKIKIPEPKRTGYKVLEVKNLEFSYDKKTILNNISFEINEKEKITIIGKNGSGKSTLLKLLMGKLKTEKGKINWGYNIKIGYLDQVISSLGKEKDIMSVIWEDVPEWQDFEVRKYLGRFGFSGDNVFKSIKNLSGGELTRLALAKVILQKPNVLILDEPTNHLDIFTVQTLEETLKEFKGSIIMVSHDEKLIKNITDRFFVIKNGYIKEYSKFEDIINEQQNETFKIKKSSSENLEYKEAKRIKNRIKTLERKKINLEKEFEELIEKIEKIENEMVKYSQNYQKLMELENEKQQLEKRMDEITLEEDEINKELKELVKIGG
- a CDS encoding glycoside hydrolase family 13 protein, with amino-acid sequence MNYFGIYSDQSENFLMPVNPKVGDEITIKIRIPKKYGKVKGRLNFLVQKHHNKYKHTVMHLEKEDEYFKYFSTKFKLTERIIRYHFEIHFENDNRTIKYDSRGIVEHRHVEDFIIIPNFEVPEWSIGAIYYQIFPDRFNNGDKTNDPVDGEYIYDGEKIRKKEWNEYPHPTKGHTEFYGGDIQGIIDKLDYLKELGIEVIYLNPIFVSPSPHKYDTQDYEHIDPHLGVIVEDTEDLTEKYKIRTTSKKNLEASDKLFAKLVEEAHKRNIKIILDGVFNHCGSYHKWVNEYKIYGEDVGVANNKEVPESEYFYWDKNNEYEGWWGYKSLPKLNYDKTLLLWKYISQIGEKWVSYPYNADGWRLDVARDLGKTKQVNKNFWKYFRTIVKRKNPESIIFAEDYESPKEWIENLSWDGIMNYIGAMDPISYFLTGMEKHNDDYKPELLGNSEWFIEQLRWAWSQMPMNSKYLSMNQLSNHDHSRWATRTTKKVGRSYSLGPEEAEKGIDWDIFKIGIIMLFTLPGSPGIYYGDEIGLPGWTDPDNRRTFPWDKLKEKESQEKLNFFKEVIDFYKKHPVLRNGSIEFLKWEKDFVSYGIWNNDEKIVVIVNISDKDKDFEIPVWLCEVKEKKMKKGISIKNNEIDEINVENGSIKGTINKKSFIIFLGK